The Pseudarthrobacter sulfonivorans genome includes a window with the following:
- a CDS encoding single-stranded DNA-binding protein, protein MGTRIPVSISGNLVADPELSFGESGVAHAKLRVAVNQRLQNPDGSWRDGEPLFHNVSAFRALAENVANSLKKGDPVVVGGEMEFRHYDKDGVQHEAHRIVADNVGPDLRYGTVAFQRTPKTSAEVFAGPTGPSQRNLGPGEDWGAAPQGGLSSVPVGAARASNGLQM, encoded by the coding sequence ATGGGCACCAGAATCCCGGTATCCATTTCCGGCAACCTCGTCGCCGATCCGGAACTCAGCTTCGGAGAGTCGGGGGTTGCCCACGCGAAACTACGTGTGGCCGTAAATCAGCGACTCCAGAATCCGGATGGCTCCTGGCGGGATGGAGAGCCGCTCTTCCACAACGTGTCCGCGTTCCGCGCGCTGGCAGAGAACGTCGCCAACTCCCTGAAGAAGGGGGACCCGGTTGTCGTCGGCGGGGAGATGGAATTCCGCCACTACGACAAGGACGGAGTGCAGCACGAGGCTCACCGCATCGTTGCCGACAACGTGGGGCCCGACCTGCGCTACGGGACGGTCGCATTCCAGCGGACGCCCAAGACGAGCGCCGAGGTGTTTGCTGGCCCCACTGGACCTTCACAGCGGAACTTAGGGCCGGGGGAGGACTGGGGAGCTGCACCGCAGGGAGGACTCTCTTCGGTTCCGGTTGGCGCGGCCCGCGCATCCAATGGGCTGCAGATGTAA
- the mobF gene encoding MobF family relaxase, translated as MTVSIARLSSESGVKYLLKTTLRADVATRNLTDYYTQSSNPQGRWLGAGLAGIGVESGSTVTPSAAQALFERAENPTTGEALGRHPHQDPPSSHAAPQNRRPTVAGFDLTFSVPKSISVLWALADSVDKARILRAHHSALDATMVWLEATAIHTRAGHNGIARLSVRGAVAASFDHWESRTGDPQLHTHVVIANRVQRNSDGAWGTLDSRTLYKATVAASEHYNGVLFDQLKRDLGTDADVRRPGTTEHNPKLELTGVDDILIREFSSRTRLIDVETDRLVQEWTQTHGRIPTATTKIRLRQQATLSTRTAKPDRIVPLSTRTLEWRNRAAAIDFDAERVVAETINRSRTAPLHDSELSDSWFESTGRLVEQAVAGRRATWNRWNLLAEAERICLELRCASPEDRRHIMDAVANSAEEQSVPLSEFRYGPAASTAPDLAFDGHSVFDWPSDHLYTDVSTLANEARVMAAHHTTDAPAMDPSACSALTEYTNARGVGLWPDQLDAAASILGSGRRLDAVVGPAGTGKTTAMAAVKSFWEAEFGSGSVIGLAPAAASADVLGHELDLATDNVTKWLYESSGPGAANRAERYFDAERRYLAAIATAGGDPSSARFLQRLAQQLTALSATQSRWQFRPNQLVIVDEASMVPTHHLAALVDQAEAAGAKLVLVGDPAQLDAIDAGGMLGWLSRTSKAAQLTTIWRFSQPWERQSSLKLRSGDFRVIQDYNSRGRIRAGTYDSMVDAAYDRWNTDVQAGRSSILIAPDNDTVAMLNERAQADLVTTGRVDPEVTVILSDGLHAGRGDRILARRNDRRLTDQTGDFIRNGTLITITDPPALDGSITGRRLDTGATITLTSRYLAASVELGYATTAHRSQGITVDTGHTLVSEGRLTRELFYVSMTRGRHSNTAYVCEPDPRDHHAIDPSTLPDWQQILSQVLAAEGAEHTAHEIRASEAARVDSLSQFMAERDYLRQIAAYDDVTHLVSTHSPESLDRLRQSPEWSVLTTAWSRASAVDRAAAEQALVDGLLTAADGNESASDIRSRLRAIAQQSRPLIPAAGASPPPPREDIRLLLNNVEHRIGQRNRVTTRTAQMHDSSWKETLRALLPGAIDPQTWHGLVGEVARYRDRWDIDSETLPFGRKPDSADTIQYTEHARVEALVIAVAAAPPEALGSMTSANLKGTSRAASTVQPFDLGS; from the coding sequence ATGACTGTATCGATAGCCAGGCTGTCGAGTGAGTCCGGCGTGAAGTACCTGCTCAAGACGACCCTGCGCGCTGACGTCGCAACCCGCAACCTGACCGATTACTACACGCAGTCCAGCAACCCGCAGGGCAGGTGGCTGGGTGCCGGCCTGGCCGGCATCGGCGTCGAATCCGGCTCCACGGTCACACCATCGGCGGCTCAGGCGCTCTTCGAACGGGCTGAAAATCCGACGACGGGCGAAGCGTTGGGCAGGCATCCACACCAGGATCCGCCTTCGTCGCACGCAGCCCCGCAGAATAGGCGCCCCACCGTGGCAGGTTTTGACCTGACGTTCAGTGTCCCGAAATCGATCTCCGTGCTCTGGGCGCTGGCCGACAGCGTGGACAAGGCCAGGATCCTGCGAGCCCACCACTCCGCCCTCGACGCAACGATGGTCTGGTTGGAAGCAACGGCGATTCACACCCGCGCCGGCCACAACGGCATCGCCCGGCTCAGCGTCCGCGGCGCAGTCGCCGCGTCCTTCGACCACTGGGAATCCCGGACCGGAGATCCCCAGCTTCACACCCATGTCGTGATTGCCAACCGCGTCCAACGCAACTCCGACGGTGCCTGGGGCACGCTGGACTCACGCACCCTCTACAAGGCGACTGTTGCGGCGAGCGAACACTACAACGGTGTCCTGTTCGACCAGCTCAAGCGAGACCTCGGCACCGACGCTGACGTCCGCCGGCCCGGCACAACTGAACACAACCCGAAGCTGGAACTCACCGGCGTCGATGACATCCTGATCCGCGAGTTCTCAAGCCGAACCCGGCTCATCGACGTCGAAACTGACCGTCTTGTCCAGGAATGGACCCAGACGCACGGCCGCATACCCACGGCGACCACAAAGATCCGCCTTCGCCAGCAGGCCACACTGTCCACACGCACCGCCAAGCCCGACCGTATCGTCCCGCTCTCTACCCGGACCCTCGAGTGGCGGAACCGGGCGGCCGCCATCGACTTCGACGCCGAACGCGTGGTCGCCGAGACCATCAACCGCTCACGTACGGCACCACTGCACGATTCCGAACTGAGCGACTCCTGGTTCGAGTCCACTGGCAGGCTCGTGGAACAGGCCGTTGCCGGCCGACGAGCCACCTGGAACCGGTGGAACCTACTCGCCGAAGCGGAACGGATCTGCCTTGAACTCCGCTGCGCCAGCCCAGAGGACCGGCGGCACATCATGGACGCCGTCGCGAACTCCGCTGAAGAGCAGTCCGTGCCCCTCAGTGAATTTCGCTACGGCCCGGCGGCCAGCACAGCACCAGATCTGGCCTTCGATGGGCACAGCGTTTTCGACTGGCCCAGCGACCACCTCTATACCGATGTGTCCACGTTGGCTAACGAGGCCCGAGTCATGGCAGCCCACCACACAACGGATGCGCCCGCGATGGATCCATCCGCATGCTCCGCGCTCACCGAGTACACGAACGCCAGGGGCGTCGGCTTGTGGCCGGACCAGCTCGACGCAGCCGCCAGCATACTGGGAAGCGGGCGGCGGCTGGACGCCGTCGTAGGGCCGGCCGGAACCGGCAAGACCACCGCGATGGCTGCCGTGAAGAGTTTCTGGGAGGCGGAGTTCGGATCGGGCAGCGTCATTGGTTTGGCCCCGGCCGCGGCGTCGGCCGACGTCCTCGGACACGAGCTCGACCTGGCAACGGACAACGTCACCAAATGGCTCTACGAATCATCCGGCCCCGGTGCCGCCAACCGTGCCGAACGGTACTTCGACGCCGAGCGACGGTACCTGGCAGCAATCGCCACAGCAGGCGGTGACCCGTCATCCGCGCGCTTTCTTCAGAGGCTCGCGCAGCAGCTCACCGCGCTCAGCGCGACTCAATCCAGATGGCAGTTCCGCCCCAACCAGCTGGTCATCGTCGACGAAGCCTCCATGGTTCCCACCCACCATCTCGCGGCCCTCGTCGACCAGGCCGAGGCTGCCGGTGCCAAGCTCGTCCTTGTTGGCGACCCCGCCCAGCTGGACGCGATCGACGCCGGCGGCATGCTCGGGTGGCTCAGCCGCACCAGCAAAGCCGCGCAGCTGACAACCATCTGGCGCTTTAGCCAACCCTGGGAACGGCAGAGCTCACTCAAACTCAGATCGGGCGATTTCCGGGTCATCCAGGATTACAACAGCCGCGGCCGGATCCGTGCCGGCACGTACGACTCCATGGTCGATGCAGCCTACGACCGGTGGAACACAGACGTTCAAGCCGGACGGTCTTCCATCCTGATCGCTCCCGACAATGACACCGTCGCCATGCTCAACGAACGCGCGCAGGCCGACCTGGTCACCACAGGCAGGGTCGATCCGGAAGTCACAGTCATTCTGAGCGACGGACTGCACGCCGGCCGAGGTGACCGGATCCTGGCGCGCCGCAACGACCGCCGCCTCACCGACCAAACAGGCGACTTCATCCGAAACGGCACCCTCATCACGATCACAGATCCGCCCGCCCTCGATGGGTCAATCACGGGCAGACGGCTGGACACCGGCGCCACCATCACGTTGACCAGCCGGTACCTCGCCGCGTCCGTCGAGCTTGGCTACGCCACAACGGCCCACCGCTCCCAGGGAATCACGGTGGACACCGGACACACCCTCGTCTCCGAAGGACGCCTCACCCGCGAACTCTTCTATGTCTCCATGACCCGCGGACGCCACTCCAACACCGCCTATGTCTGCGAACCAGACCCACGCGACCACCACGCCATCGATCCCTCAACGCTGCCGGACTGGCAGCAGATCCTCAGTCAGGTTCTCGCAGCGGAAGGTGCGGAACACACGGCCCACGAAATCAGAGCTTCCGAGGCGGCCAGGGTCGATTCCTTGAGCCAGTTTATGGCGGAGCGGGACTATCTTCGCCAGATCGCCGCGTACGACGACGTCACTCACCTTGTCAGCACTCACTCCCCCGAGTCGCTGGACCGGCTGCGTCAATCTCCAGAATGGAGCGTGCTCACCACGGCTTGGAGTCGCGCTTCCGCTGTAGACCGCGCGGCTGCTGAGCAAGCCCTCGTCGACGGGCTCCTGACGGCAGCGGACGGCAATGAATCGGCGTCTGACATCCGTTCGCGGCTACGCGCCATAGCCCAACAAAGTCGGCCGCTAATCCCCGCGGCGGGGGCGTCCCCGCCCCCTCCACGAGAAGACATCCGCCTCCTGCTGAACAATGTCGAGCATCGTATCGGCCAGCGAAACCGAGTCACCACTCGGACAGCCCAGATGCATGACTCCTCGTGGAAGGAAACGCTCCGGGCCTTGCTTCCCGGAGCAATTGATCCGCAGACATGGCATGGCCTCGTCGGGGAGGTTGCCAGATATCGTGACCGCTGGGATATCGACAGCGAAACCCTCCCCTTTGGACGCAAGCCGGACTCAGCCGACACGATCCAGTACACGGAACACGCACGAGTCGAAGCCTTGGTCATAGCAGTTGCCGCCGCTCCGCCAGAGGCGCTCGGCTCTATGACTTCCGCGAACCTGAAAGGAACTTCCCGCGCTGCATCCACTGTTCAGCCTTTCGACCTCGGGAGCTAA
- a CDS encoding alpha/beta hydrolase family protein, with the protein MMVVRRVLLGLAAAALVGGSAAFLGAAYFARQVVVPKTTRKEDLPIRRAFNGADGGLLVELPASPQTCAPGRYSIWFANGTGHACVGPVAASDPKGGTVTRVVERVDSGDLLNARAGIWSGYVFSKPEQLGLPFSDVEIPVEGGLAPAWRFEPAGASAKPNAWAIHIHGMGGKRAGALRGVPVAVRCGYTSLVVSFRNDGEAPPSVDGRYTLGQSEWLDVEAAVQYAVANGAQEIVLFGWSLGGAIALRLADLSAHSHRIVGMVLDAPVMDWAGTLTENASASGLPRSIASLGLRMLQSPKTRWVTGLQDPIDFTQLDWLSRASEIKQPLLVLHGQEDPSTPFHLSLQVADRRPDVVHLVRFDTVGHSQEWNSDVGKWDTAVSTWCNSGLRAAL; encoded by the coding sequence ATGATGGTCGTTCGTAGGGTGCTGCTGGGGCTGGCGGCGGCCGCGTTGGTCGGTGGCTCGGCTGCGTTCCTCGGGGCCGCCTACTTCGCGCGACAGGTTGTGGTGCCCAAGACCACGCGGAAAGAGGATCTGCCTATCCGGCGGGCCTTCAACGGTGCTGACGGCGGGCTGTTGGTTGAGCTGCCCGCGTCCCCTCAGACATGCGCGCCTGGCCGATACAGCATTTGGTTTGCCAACGGCACCGGGCATGCCTGCGTCGGTCCAGTGGCAGCTAGCGATCCCAAGGGCGGCACAGTGACTCGCGTTGTTGAGCGCGTCGACTCGGGCGATCTTCTGAACGCGAGGGCAGGGATCTGGAGCGGGTACGTTTTTTCGAAGCCGGAACAACTAGGACTGCCGTTTTCTGACGTCGAGATACCCGTTGAGGGAGGCCTTGCGCCGGCTTGGAGATTCGAACCGGCCGGAGCGTCGGCAAAGCCGAACGCTTGGGCAATTCACATACATGGGATGGGCGGAAAGCGGGCCGGCGCTCTCCGCGGAGTGCCGGTGGCCGTGCGGTGCGGCTACACATCGTTGGTCGTCTCATTCCGAAACGACGGAGAGGCTCCACCGTCCGTAGACGGCCGGTACACGCTCGGACAATCAGAATGGCTCGATGTTGAAGCAGCTGTTCAGTATGCCGTCGCCAACGGGGCGCAGGAGATTGTGCTTTTCGGCTGGTCCCTTGGCGGGGCGATTGCCTTACGTCTTGCCGACTTGTCTGCCCACTCGCACCGAATTGTGGGGATGGTCTTGGACGCGCCTGTCATGGACTGGGCTGGGACGCTCACCGAGAACGCCAGCGCCAGCGGACTCCCGCGTTCAATTGCATCGCTCGGTCTGCGAATGCTTCAGTCGCCGAAGACGCGGTGGGTCACGGGGCTGCAGGATCCTATCGATTTCACGCAGTTGGACTGGCTGAGCCGAGCCTCGGAGATCAAGCAGCCATTGCTGGTGCTGCACGGACAAGAGGATCCATCAACGCCATTCCACTTGTCACTGCAGGTCGCCGATCGTCGACCGGATGTAGTCCACCTCGTCCGCTTCGACACTGTGGGCCATTCACAAGAGTGGAACTCCGACGTCGGCAAATGGGACACAGCGGTCAGTACTTGGTGCAACTCCGGTCTGCGGGCAGCGCTCTGA
- a CDS encoding dsDNA nuclease domain-containing protein gives MSELQTDGSSPDHGHPHFSPGPATPDFLAALASDRSGYETFSRYRWQAKQSVWQWLTCLSSIDPPTAIVCEHVEDIVIVYESKLRFAQLKTRDKGSWSANRVCSEGHGIDALVRSFKEAEIHGLVEISTFELWLEGPMAEAKETVNFFSSPPTAGPALRRKIVELGMPSRKVERFLERLIIRPQQPTRLHIDAVILQYIGALWPALSTPERESIFGDLLEAAQQAQANEHRTATVVARLAEQLHGSPETTRASSSQEMTGIDSLATQTLTRTSLLSRVPPLQGATREDLLARIKNGEVTSALELKMRAAGVTKQTIDLAQGLRAVAEIGRQEVLGSRPDAISTLERLERRVLQTADATATRARLMAGGNPAIASQPGEYVVAELLSQPMQLAHLDSDRLFQADSNLVFGFLCHLSDTCKYWWQA, from the coding sequence ATGTCTGAACTCCAGACCGATGGGTCTTCGCCGGACCACGGGCATCCGCACTTCTCGCCTGGTCCTGCGACGCCAGATTTTCTCGCAGCGCTCGCCTCTGACCGTTCAGGCTACGAGACATTTTCCAGATACCGCTGGCAAGCAAAGCAGTCCGTGTGGCAATGGCTAACTTGTTTGAGCTCGATTGATCCGCCGACGGCAATTGTTTGCGAACACGTGGAAGACATCGTCATTGTCTACGAGTCAAAGCTTCGTTTCGCGCAACTCAAGACACGTGACAAAGGGTCGTGGAGTGCGAATCGAGTGTGTTCGGAAGGCCACGGGATCGATGCTTTGGTTCGATCGTTCAAGGAAGCCGAAATTCATGGCCTAGTTGAGATTAGCACTTTTGAACTTTGGCTTGAGGGTCCCATGGCTGAAGCCAAGGAGACGGTCAATTTTTTCTCCTCGCCTCCCACCGCCGGCCCGGCACTCCGGAGGAAAATCGTGGAACTGGGTATGCCGTCCAGAAAGGTTGAGCGCTTCCTAGAGCGTCTGATCATTAGGCCACAACAACCCACCCGGCTCCACATCGACGCCGTGATACTCCAATACATTGGAGCCCTTTGGCCAGCCCTGTCGACACCGGAGCGCGAGAGCATTTTTGGTGACCTTCTTGAAGCAGCACAGCAGGCGCAAGCAAACGAGCACCGCACGGCAACGGTTGTCGCCCGTCTTGCCGAGCAACTCCATGGATCACCTGAGACCACCAGGGCTTCCAGCAGCCAGGAGATGACGGGGATAGATTCGCTCGCCACTCAGACACTGACTCGGACGTCTCTGCTGTCGCGTGTCCCGCCACTTCAAGGCGCAACCCGGGAGGATCTGCTCGCCAGAATCAAGAATGGTGAAGTGACAAGTGCATTGGAACTCAAAATGCGGGCGGCTGGTGTCACTAAACAAACTATCGATTTGGCCCAAGGACTCCGCGCAGTTGCTGAAATAGGGCGCCAAGAGGTTCTAGGAAGTAGGCCGGATGCGATCTCGACTCTTGAACGCCTCGAACGCCGAGTACTCCAAACAGCAGACGCGACGGCCACTCGCGCGAGGCTGATGGCCGGGGGCAACCCGGCGATCGCATCACAGCCCGGTGAGTATGTCGTCGCAGAGCTGCTAAGCCAACCGATGCAACTGGCTCACCTCGATAGCGACAGATTGTTTCAAGCCGACAGCAACCTTGTCTTCGGGTTCTTGTGCCATCTTTCTGATACCTGCAAGTACTGGTGGCAGGCCTGA